A single genomic interval of Gammaproteobacteria bacterium harbors:
- a CDS encoding GNAT family N-acetyltransferase, whose translation MTIRNLEKLFDARSVAIIGASESAGSIGSVISQNVLQGGFTGELWAVNPRYTEVHGIPCFADIAALPAAPDLALIATPFASVPDIIAELGARGTRAAVVISAVLGHGEEAAAAHARMLDAARPHMLRIVGPNCLGLMAPSISLNASFSHLPARRGKLAFVTQSGAIVTAMIDWAQARDIGFSHVVSLGDMSDVDFGDMLDYLANDADTGAILLYMEAVTGARKFVSAARAAARMKPVIVVKGGRFATGARAASTHTGALMGRDAVYDAVFERTGMVRVYTLQELFNAAETLAHIGKLRGEQLAILTNGGGMAVLAADALAATDGTLATLSEATIEALDALLPANWSHANPVDIIGDADPERFARAAAIVASDPRVDALLAIHCPTAVCPGEDTAQALCEALGSRPAPAVLASWVGGSGAQRADDIFSEAGIPSYPTPEQAVRGFMHAVKHARGQRTLMETPDSAPELRMAGYAGIREIIATALAGGRPWLSAADTRAVLHAYGIELVNADYVLTPREAGEVAQRIGTTVALKIRSPDIPHKTDVGGVVLDLVGARATEAAAEAMQTNIRARLPQARLEGFSVEPMVHRRGAYELIIGMSCDPQFGPVLVFGQGGTAVEVIDDRTLALPPLNMQLARAMIGGTRIARLLAGARGLPGANLEAIALTLVKLSLLVGDCAEIAELDINPLLADEDGVIALDARIRIAPSAARGTERLAIKPYPRELEEDVRLADGRCLWLRPVRPEDEPALQRAFRKLTPEEVYLRFFAPLKMLSHTMAARFTQIDYDRQMALVLTDHGAPGSGEIHGSVTIVCDPDMQRAEYAILVNHDMTGKGLGTLLMRRIIAYARGRGIGEIFGEVLSHNTAMLGLCRTLGFHLETHPRDQSVVTVRLQLADTAPA comes from the coding sequence ATGACAATTCGCAATCTCGAGAAGCTGTTTGACGCTCGCAGCGTCGCGATCATCGGCGCCAGCGAAAGCGCCGGCAGCATCGGCAGCGTGATCAGCCAGAACGTGCTTCAGGGCGGCTTCACGGGCGAATTGTGGGCCGTGAACCCCCGCTACACGGAGGTGCACGGAATTCCCTGTTTCGCCGATATCGCGGCACTGCCCGCGGCACCCGACCTGGCGCTGATCGCAACCCCGTTCGCCAGCGTGCCGGACATCATCGCCGAGCTCGGCGCACGCGGCACGCGCGCCGCGGTCGTGATCAGCGCGGTTCTCGGCCACGGCGAGGAAGCCGCGGCGGCCCACGCCCGCATGCTCGACGCCGCGCGCCCGCACATGTTGCGCATCGTGGGTCCGAACTGCCTTGGCCTGATGGCGCCCTCGATATCACTCAATGCCAGCTTCTCGCACTTGCCCGCGCGCCGCGGGAAACTGGCATTCGTGACCCAGTCGGGCGCCATCGTGACCGCGATGATCGATTGGGCGCAGGCGCGCGACATCGGCTTTTCGCACGTCGTGTCGCTGGGCGACATGAGCGATGTCGATTTCGGCGACATGCTCGACTACCTCGCCAACGACGCCGATACCGGCGCGATCCTGCTCTACATGGAGGCCGTGACCGGTGCGCGCAAGTTCGTGTCCGCCGCACGCGCGGCAGCGCGCATGAAACCCGTGATCGTGGTGAAGGGAGGAAGGTTCGCCACCGGGGCACGCGCCGCGAGCACCCACACCGGCGCGCTGATGGGGCGCGACGCGGTCTACGACGCGGTGTTCGAGCGCACCGGAATGGTCCGCGTCTATACGCTGCAGGAACTGTTCAATGCCGCGGAAACGCTCGCGCACATCGGCAAGCTGCGCGGCGAGCAACTCGCCATCCTGACCAACGGCGGCGGCATGGCGGTGCTTGCCGCCGATGCGCTAGCCGCGACCGACGGCACCCTGGCCACGCTGTCAGAGGCGACGATCGAGGCACTCGACGCGCTGCTGCCCGCGAACTGGTCACATGCCAACCCGGTGGACATCATCGGCGACGCCGATCCCGAGCGCTTCGCGCGCGCTGCGGCAATCGTCGCCAGCGACCCGCGCGTCGATGCGCTGCTCGCGATTCACTGCCCCACCGCGGTCTGCCCGGGCGAAGACACCGCGCAAGCTCTCTGCGAGGCGCTCGGTTCCCGGCCTGCACCGGCCGTGCTCGCGAGCTGGGTCGGCGGCAGCGGCGCGCAGCGCGCGGACGATATATTCAGCGAGGCCGGCATCCCCAGCTACCCGACACCGGAACAGGCGGTGCGCGGCTTCATGCACGCCGTCAAGCATGCGCGCGGCCAGCGGACCCTGATGGAAACACCGGATTCCGCGCCCGAACTGCGCATGGCGGGCTACGCCGGCATCCGCGAGATCATCGCGACGGCGCTGGCTGGCGGACGCCCGTGGCTGAGTGCCGCCGACACCCGTGCGGTGCTGCACGCCTATGGCATCGAGCTGGTGAACGCGGACTATGTGCTGACCCCGCGCGAAGCAGGCGAGGTGGCGCAACGCATCGGCACCACGGTCGCACTGAAGATCCGCTCACCCGATATCCCGCACAAGACCGATGTGGGCGGCGTGGTTCTCGACCTGGTCGGCGCCCGCGCCACGGAAGCCGCGGCCGAGGCAATGCAGACGAACATCCGGGCGCGACTGCCGCAGGCGCGTCTGGAAGGCTTCAGCGTGGAACCGATGGTGCACCGCAGGGGTGCCTACGAGTTGATCATCGGCATGAGTTGCGACCCGCAGTTCGGGCCGGTACTGGTATTCGGCCAGGGCGGCACGGCGGTGGAAGTGATCGACGATCGCACACTCGCACTGCCGCCGCTCAACATGCAGCTGGCACGCGCAATGATCGGGGGCACGCGCATCGCGCGGCTGCTGGCCGGCGCGCGCGGTCTGCCCGGGGCGAATCTCGAAGCCATCGCGCTCACCCTGGTAAAGCTCTCGCTGCTGGTGGGCGACTGCGCCGAGATCGCCGAACTCGACATCAACCCGTTGCTGGCCGACGAAGACGGGGTGATCGCACTCGATGCGCGCATCCGCATTGCACCTTCCGCCGCGCGCGGCACCGAGCGTCTCGCGATCAAGCCCTACCCGCGCGAACTCGAGGAGGATGTGAGGCTTGCCGACGGACGGTGCCTGTGGCTGCGCCCGGTACGCCCCGAAGACGAACCCGCGCTGCAGCGTGCGTTCAGGAAACTCACCCCCGAGGAGGTCTACCTGCGCTTTTTCGCGCCGCTGAAAATGCTCTCGCACACGATGGCAGCGCGCTTCACGCAGATCGATTATGACCGCCAGATGGCCCTGGTCCTCACCGATCACGGAGCACCCGGTAGCGGCGAGATCCACGGCTCGGTCACCATCGTCTGCGACCCCGACATGCAACGTGCGGAGTACGCCATCCTGGTGAACCATGACATGACCGGCAAGGGGCTTGGTACGCTGCTGATGCGACGCATCATCGCCTATGCGCGCGGACGCGGGATCGGCGAGATATTCGGCGAGGTCCTGAGCCACAATACCGCCATGCTGGGTCTGTGCAGGACGCTCGGTTTTCACCTCGAGACGCACCCGAGGGACCAGAGCGTGGTCACGGTGCGCCTGCAACTCGCTGACACGGCGCCCGCATGA
- a CDS encoding TM2 domain-containing protein, translating into MSEKHTHSMVMGYVLWIFGFMGAHRFYYGKRVSGVIWFFTLGLLFIGWFIDLFLIPGMDREAERRFHPGPVDYNVCWILLTFLGFFGVHRFYMGKWLTGLLYLLTGGLFLVGVLYDYLTLNQQINELADTHV; encoded by the coding sequence ATGAGTGAAAAGCACACGCATTCGATGGTCATGGGCTATGTGCTGTGGATTTTCGGGTTCATGGGGGCGCACCGTTTCTATTATGGCAAGCGGGTGAGCGGCGTGATCTGGTTTTTCACGCTGGGCCTGCTGTTCATCGGCTGGTTCATCGACCTGTTCCTGATACCGGGCATGGACCGCGAGGCGGAACGGCGTTTTCACCCCGGTCCGGTCGATTACAACGTGTGCTGGATCCTGCTGACCTTTCTCGGTTTCTTCGGGGTGCATCGTTTCTACATGGGCAAATGGCTGACCGGCTTGCTGTACCTGTTGACCGGCGGTCTTTTCCTGGTCGGCGTACTGTATGACTACCTCACCCTGAACCAGCAGATCAACGAACTG